One Sediminibacillus dalangtanensis genomic region harbors:
- a CDS encoding VOC family protein, giving the protein MVNSFIKNQINTIFVHVSDLEKSVNWYSKLLNQEADISNVSRPVHNLIMDQDIGLTLDAGPAGETKNIIPSPYPLFNFHTDEIEQSYQYLQTSGYKIESDIVEFEDFAFFTISDPDGNIIMICNG; this is encoded by the coding sequence GTGGTGAACAGCTTCATTAAAAACCAAATCAACACCATTTTTGTGCATGTAAGTGATTTAGAGAAATCGGTTAATTGGTACAGCAAATTGCTAAACCAGGAAGCAGATATATCAAATGTCTCTCGACCTGTACACAATCTTATCATGGATCAAGACATCGGTCTCACTCTGGACGCAGGTCCTGCAGGAGAAACAAAGAATATCATTCCTTCGCCGTATCCGTTATTCAATTTTCATACAGACGAGATCGAGCAATCCTATCAATACCTGCAAACTTCAGGTTACAAAATAGAGTCGGACATCGTGGAATTTGAGGACTTTGCTTTTTTTACCATAAGCGATCCGGATGGGAATATTATCATGATTTGCAACGGCTAG
- a CDS encoding putative quinol monooxygenase encodes MGKFGLYGKFTVKDGERDNLVEILLDAAKEMEELEECEIYLVNTSDEEPNAVFVYEVWSKESAHRASLSLEATQTLIKRAKPIITDMERISSLRPRGGKH; translated from the coding sequence ATGGGCAAATTTGGCTTATATGGTAAATTCACTGTAAAAGATGGAGAGCGTGACAATTTAGTAGAAATTTTGTTAGACGCTGCAAAAGAAATGGAAGAGCTTGAAGAGTGCGAAATCTATCTAGTGAACACATCCGATGAGGAACCCAATGCTGTGTTCGTATATGAGGTATGGAGCAAGGAAAGCGCACATCGCGCGTCGCTGTCCTTGGAAGCTACACAAACATTAATCAAAAGGGCCAAACCGATCATAACAGACATGGAAAGAATAAGTAGCTTAAGACCAAGAGGAGGGAAGCACTGA
- a CDS encoding cupin domain-containing protein: MYYDPYRYPYYYYPYYGQAPYYYDEGGAFQEREQNHQYHSFRSPHQGGHSLKDQGRKPYVVNINEASKSNNTFRTALWTGEHLQVTLMSLRPGEDIGLERHPDVDQFLRIEQGQGVVQMGRRKDNLRFVRNVFDDSAIMIPAGTWHNLTNTGNNPLKLYSIYAPPNHPFGTVHRTKAEAMAAEEH; encoded by the coding sequence ATGTACTACGATCCTTATAGATACCCATATTATTATTATCCTTATTATGGGCAAGCACCGTACTATTACGATGAAGGAGGAGCATTCCAGGAAAGAGAACAAAATCACCAATATCATTCTTTCCGTTCTCCTCATCAAGGGGGTCATTCATTAAAAGATCAGGGGCGCAAACCTTATGTGGTGAACATTAACGAGGCATCCAAGTCAAACAACACATTCCGCACTGCTTTGTGGACGGGAGAACATTTACAAGTTACATTGATGAGTCTCCGCCCTGGCGAGGATATCGGATTGGAGAGACATCCAGACGTTGATCAATTTTTACGGATAGAACAAGGCCAAGGAGTTGTCCAAATGGGACGACGGAAGGATAACTTGCGTTTTGTAAGAAACGTTTTCGATGATTCAGCAATCATGATACCTGCTGGCACATGGCATAATTTAACGAACACGGGCAATAATCCTTTAAAGCTTTATTCCATTTATGCACCTCCTAATCATCCATTCGGTACTGTGCATAGGACAAAGGCAGAGGCCATGGCAGCAGAAGAACACTAG
- a CDS encoding M3 family oligoendopeptidase, whose product MSENVREDQFDMGKYEQAFKELLFQFEKASTPQQQCDWFIKLNDHRFVFETALNNARIKYFQDMENVSSRKEYTWFSHKEVCYEKLTASYYQSLIDATFRNYLEDRWGKQLFRLAELKQDIFSKKIEEDLQKEKQLIINYQSLIGKAGISFKNQSMNFSELAPFLNSPDRLTRKNAHHAKSQFFSEIENDLDEILNELVKTRNDMATKLGYHSFIELGYKRMNRTAHTPTDLATYRNQVRKNGVPFVEQLRQAQRNRIDVGKIKYYDEGYLSPEPAPVPNESTETILEKFHKMFSEISPETEAFFEEISFHHSYDIEGRPAKMSGNFASYLGQTKQPFLFLNLNGTANDIRVLAHETGHAFQFFMARHWNIPEYIIPYDSAELFSFGMELLVWPWMDRFFGKDTKRYQLEHLIGGFMYMPLASAVDEFEHYLYSNTSATIEDRKDKWRELEREYLPERDYDGNDFLEKGTSFYEIGHLFTTPFYFMDYDLAHFLAVQLWKRQQENSEVAWKDYLNMCRNGGKLPLKELINQANIKSPFDENSLQPLLNYVQHWIRKACE is encoded by the coding sequence ATGAGTGAAAATGTAAGGGAAGACCAGTTCGATATGGGAAAGTACGAACAAGCATTCAAGGAATTGTTGTTTCAATTTGAAAAAGCTTCCACCCCACAACAACAATGTGATTGGTTTATCAAGCTTAACGATCATCGATTTGTTTTTGAAACAGCTCTTAACAATGCAAGAATCAAATATTTTCAGGATATGGAAAACGTGTCCTCGAGGAAGGAATACACTTGGTTTAGTCACAAGGAGGTCTGTTATGAAAAATTGACTGCTAGTTACTACCAAAGTTTAATAGATGCTACTTTTCGTAATTATCTTGAAGACCGATGGGGAAAACAGCTTTTTCGCCTTGCTGAATTAAAACAAGATATTTTTTCCAAAAAGATTGAGGAAGATTTGCAAAAAGAAAAACAGCTTATCATAAACTATCAGTCTCTTATTGGGAAAGCAGGCATCTCCTTCAAGAATCAAAGTATGAATTTTTCAGAACTGGCTCCTTTTCTCAATTCCCCAGATCGACTGACTAGAAAGAACGCCCATCATGCGAAGTCTCAGTTTTTTAGTGAAATAGAAAATGATTTAGATGAAATACTTAATGAACTGGTCAAAACAAGAAACGATATGGCAACCAAGTTAGGTTATCATTCCTTTATAGAATTAGGATATAAAAGAATGAATCGAACGGCACATACTCCAACAGATTTAGCAACTTATCGAAATCAGGTAAGAAAAAACGGTGTCCCCTTTGTTGAGCAGCTTCGTCAAGCACAAAGAAACAGGATTGATGTTGGAAAAATAAAATACTATGATGAAGGTTACTTGTCTCCTGAACCGGCTCCTGTTCCCAATGAATCCACTGAAACAATCTTGGAAAAATTTCATAAAATGTTTTCCGAAATATCTCCTGAAACAGAAGCGTTTTTCGAGGAGATTTCTTTTCATCATTCCTATGATATAGAAGGGCGCCCAGCTAAAATGAGTGGGAACTTCGCTTCTTATTTAGGTCAAACGAAACAACCATTTCTCTTCTTGAATTTAAACGGAACTGCTAATGATATACGAGTTCTGGCACACGAAACAGGTCATGCTTTTCAGTTTTTTATGGCAAGGCATTGGAATATCCCTGAATATATTATCCCTTACGATTCGGCTGAACTGTTTTCATTTGGAATGGAGCTGCTTGTATGGCCTTGGATGGACCGATTCTTTGGCAAAGATACAAAGCGGTACCAACTTGAACATTTAATTGGAGGATTTATGTACATGCCCCTGGCAAGCGCCGTAGATGAGTTCGAGCATTACTTATATAGTAATACTTCAGCCACTATTGAGGATAGAAAAGATAAATGGAGAGAATTAGAAAGGGAATATCTTCCGGAACGTGATTACGATGGCAATGACTTTTTAGAAAAGGGAACAAGCTTTTACGAAATCGGTCATTTGTTCACTACGCCATTTTATTTTATGGATTATGATTTGGCGCATTTTTTGGCAGTTCAGCTATGGAAAAGACAGCAGGAGAATTCTGAGGTTGCCTGGAAAGACTATTTGAATATGTGCCGAAACGGAGGTAAGTTACCCCTTAAGGAACTGATCAATCAAGCGAATATTAAATCTCCATTCGATGAAAACAGTCTGCAACCACTTTTGAATTATGTTCAGCACTGGATTCGCAAAGCCTGTGAATAA
- a CDS encoding endonuclease/exonuclease/phosphatase family protein produces the protein MTYNMHTGIGSDGSYDLDRIANTLQAADADVIGLQEVDVHWAARSNFDDQLTELADSLNMYSFFAPIYDQDPLTEDEPRRQFGVAVLSKYPITSATNREITRLSTQDTNPEPALAPGFADVRINAKGAHFSFFVTHLDYRADPFVREMQVEDMLRIIPETGSSVLAGDMNAGPDASELQPLLDRFQDAWNGAGDGNTYPAVSPQKRIDFILASQNVDLLHTEVIQTDASDHLPVVSDLLLRRGN, from the coding sequence ATGACCTATAACATGCATACCGGTATCGGCAGTGATGGCAGCTATGACCTTGACCGCATCGCCAATACACTCCAAGCTGCAGACGCCGATGTGATCGGCCTGCAGGAAGTCGATGTGCACTGGGCTGCCCGTAGTAATTTTGATGATCAGTTAACAGAGCTTGCAGATTCATTGAACATGTATTCCTTTTTTGCCCCTATTTACGACCAAGATCCCCTCACCGAAGACGAACCCAGACGGCAATTCGGCGTCGCCGTCCTAAGTAAGTATCCCATTACATCCGCAACAAATCGCGAGATCACCAGGCTTTCGACACAGGATACCAATCCTGAACCTGCTTTGGCTCCCGGGTTCGCAGATGTCCGGATCAACGCAAAAGGGGCGCACTTTTCGTTTTTTGTGACCCATCTGGATTATCGTGCCGATCCCTTTGTCAGGGAAATGCAGGTGGAAGATATGCTGCGCATCATTCCGGAAACAGGCAGCTCTGTCTTAGCCGGGGATATGAATGCCGGACCGGATGCTTCCGAATTGCAGCCGCTCTTGGACAGATTTCAAGACGCCTGGAACGGAGCCGGTGATGGGAACACATATCCTGCCGTTTCCCCGCAAAAACGAATTGATTTTATCCTTGCTTCGCAAAATGTTGACTTGCTCCATACGGAAGTGATTCAAACAGACGCATCCGACCATTTACCAGTTGTCAGTGATTTACTGTTGAGAAGAGGAAACTAA
- a CDS encoding glycoside hydrolase family 3 protein has protein sequence MQKQRLIAALSLLLTLLLAFPLASFAKGWDDPSKPGWGDGDKAKHGWIVSKMKHMTLEEKIGQLFIIHMYGQTPTDPDYEQTNLNNNRGAKNFEEAIEKYHIGGVIYFNWTDNIGTPADLEQVNALSNGLQEIAMDQRMPIPLFISTDQEGGIVQRLTSPGTVFPGNMALGATRSADLAADSASIIGTELKSLGVNMNFAPVFDVNVNPANPVIGVRSFAENPDLVSELGVAQSQAYEAENVIPTAKHFPGHGDTDVDSHYGLPIINHDLETLQEVDLKPFQAGIDAGIDAIMTAHIVVPALDDSGLPATLSKPILTDLLREQMGFDGLIVTDSLGMSGANVLEPEEVPVEAFKAGNDILLNPPDVELAYNAMLEAVKSGEISEQRVDESVYRILKAKMEKGLFGDPFTDEDAIANIGTESNLAKADEIADKSITLVKNDENVLPLSQDQSVFITGPSAAEPEYLAEQLQSKGFDVTAYATNTSPTQAQITEASEQAAAADTVIATTYTANTNAAQQRLVEALMGTGKPVIASAIRNPYDLMAFPEVDGYLATYGNQDVSVEALARVISGEVNPQGKLPVTIPELYEYGHFLSY, from the coding sequence TTGCAAAAACAACGATTGATTGCTGCATTGTCACTGTTGCTTACGTTACTGTTGGCGTTCCCTTTAGCGAGCTTCGCGAAAGGATGGGACGACCCTTCTAAACCCGGATGGGGAGATGGTGATAAAGCCAAACACGGCTGGATCGTCAGCAAGATGAAGCATATGACTTTGGAAGAAAAAATTGGGCAGCTTTTCATCATCCATATGTATGGACAAACTCCGACAGACCCGGATTATGAGCAAACAAATCTCAACAACAACCGCGGAGCAAAGAACTTTGAAGAAGCCATCGAAAAGTACCATATCGGCGGAGTGATTTATTTTAACTGGACCGATAATATCGGCACCCCGGCTGATTTGGAACAGGTAAACGCCTTGTCTAATGGCCTGCAGGAAATTGCGATGGATCAGCGCATGCCGATTCCGTTATTTATTTCTACCGATCAGGAAGGCGGCATCGTTCAGCGCCTGACCAGTCCCGGGACCGTGTTCCCTGGCAATATGGCCTTGGGAGCCACCCGTTCCGCTGACCTGGCAGCAGACTCTGCCTCGATTATCGGTACAGAACTAAAAAGCCTTGGAGTCAATATGAACTTCGCTCCAGTGTTTGATGTCAACGTCAACCCAGCAAACCCGGTAATCGGTGTCCGGTCCTTTGCAGAAAATCCTGACCTTGTTTCCGAATTGGGCGTGGCACAATCGCAAGCTTATGAAGCGGAAAACGTCATTCCGACCGCCAAGCACTTTCCGGGCCATGGCGACACGGATGTCGATTCCCATTACGGACTTCCAATCATAAATCATGACCTGGAAACCTTACAGGAGGTGGACTTAAAACCGTTCCAGGCCGGAATCGATGCTGGGATTGATGCCATAATGACAGCTCACATCGTTGTCCCTGCGCTGGATGATTCCGGGTTGCCCGCTACGCTGTCGAAGCCGATACTGACCGATCTTTTGCGGGAACAAATGGGATTTGACGGTCTGATCGTCACCGATAGCCTTGGTATGTCGGGTGCTAATGTATTAGAACCGGAAGAAGTCCCGGTAGAAGCATTTAAAGCAGGGAACGATATCCTGTTGAATCCGCCTGATGTAGAACTGGCATACAATGCCATGCTGGAAGCAGTTAAAAGCGGTGAAATCAGCGAACAACGTGTCGATGAATCGGTTTATCGCATTTTAAAAGCGAAGATGGAAAAAGGCTTATTCGGTGATCCATTCACGGACGAGGATGCCATTGCCAACATCGGTACCGAGTCAAACTTGGCAAAAGCTGATGAAATCGCCGATAAGAGTATCACACTAGTAAAAAATGATGAGAATGTACTACCGCTTTCCCAAGATCAAAGCGTCTTCATCACGGGCCCATCAGCAGCAGAGCCGGAATATTTGGCAGAACAACTGCAGTCTAAGGGGTTTGATGTAACCGCATATGCGACAAACACTAGTCCGACACAGGCACAGATCACGGAAGCAAGCGAACAGGCAGCAGCAGCCGACACGGTCATCGCCACTACTTATACGGCCAACACCAATGCAGCCCAACAGCGACTGGTGGAAGCACTGATGGGTACCGGAAAGCCTGTGATTGCTTCTGCCATCCGAAATCCATACGACTTGATGGCTTTCCCTGAGGTGGATGGCTATCTTGCCACTTACGGCAATCAGGATGTTTCGGTTGAAGCGCTTGCCCGTGTAATTAGCGGGGAAGTTAATCCGCAGGGAAAACTGCCGGTCACGATTCCGGAGTTGTATGAGTATGGTCACTTTTTGAGCTATTAA
- a CDS encoding SLC13 family permease encodes MNNRTLLLISLILYLVFFLPLIDWNIKTQAIAALIIIQMMWIGRVFPLAHSSLLFMLLLSFHFFTYEETLAYFSSEVVWLLFATFIISRAFIETGLASRISLTVLKVSGGSGRALLLISFLLMLVLAILIPSNVGKGNLVASVLDRLLKNVRKINKIENLGKALFIGISYLTAISGALVATGASSTIYTFELFTSVHADLNYITWILYFVPPVLLFTTLLWVLFIFKLPPEKIDRKKMVKLIEEGLDELGLLSLAEKKVMFIMGLTLLLWITQSLHGFSIPLVGLLGAVLTVTPWIGVWKWDQAKDSVNWDMMLFFASTLMVSGMLIKTGTIASIADSFISLISFQSPFLVILLLIVCTAILRIIFVNILGFLTIMIPLAIEIGETLGGYPPFLTAMVVFLVGIPGFFLITQSPVHLISHSFGYFSERELLSIGLPSFSLWVLTILGAVIIYWPYVLNY; translated from the coding sequence ATGAACAATAGGACTCTCTTACTTATATCATTGATTCTCTACCTTGTTTTTTTCCTCCCGCTTATTGACTGGAATATCAAAACCCAGGCGATCGCAGCTTTAATCATTATCCAAATGATGTGGATTGGCAGAGTATTTCCGTTAGCACACAGCTCCTTGTTATTTATGTTACTACTGTCATTTCATTTTTTTACTTATGAAGAGACGCTCGCTTATTTCAGTTCGGAGGTAGTCTGGCTACTATTTGCCACTTTCATCATTTCCCGTGCTTTTATCGAAACAGGGCTTGCCAGTCGGATTTCTCTTACTGTTTTAAAAGTATCGGGTGGTTCAGGACGGGCTTTGCTCCTGATTTCTTTCTTGCTAATGCTCGTGCTAGCGATCCTTATTCCTTCGAATGTCGGCAAAGGAAATCTGGTAGCCTCTGTACTGGATCGGCTATTAAAAAATGTAAGGAAAATCAACAAGATTGAGAACCTCGGGAAGGCGTTGTTCATCGGTATCAGCTACCTTACAGCTATTTCCGGAGCACTGGTAGCCACAGGAGCAAGCTCCACCATATATACGTTTGAATTGTTCACTTCAGTCCATGCTGACCTAAACTACATAACCTGGATCTTGTATTTTGTTCCGCCTGTTCTTCTCTTTACCACTCTGCTATGGGTGCTTTTTATCTTTAAGCTTCCACCGGAAAAGATTGATCGGAAAAAGATGGTGAAATTGATTGAAGAGGGGCTTGATGAGTTAGGCTTGTTAAGCCTGGCTGAAAAGAAAGTAATGTTTATCATGGGACTTACCTTGCTGTTGTGGATAACACAATCCTTACACGGATTCTCTATTCCGCTAGTCGGATTGTTGGGAGCGGTTCTTACGGTGACACCTTGGATCGGCGTCTGGAAATGGGACCAAGCAAAGGATTCGGTTAATTGGGATATGATGCTGTTCTTTGCAAGCACGCTTATGGTTTCCGGCATGTTGATCAAAACAGGAACGATTGCTTCGATTGCTGATTCTTTCATATCATTGATTTCCTTTCAATCTCCGTTTTTGGTGATCTTATTGCTAATTGTATGTACAGCCATACTGAGAATCATTTTTGTCAATATCTTAGGGTTTTTAACCATCATGATTCCGTTGGCGATAGAGATTGGGGAGACCCTTGGAGGTTATCCGCCGTTTTTAACTGCAATGGTCGTGTTTTTGGTTGGGATTCCTGGTTTTTTCCTGATCACCCAATCGCCAGTTCACTTAATAAGTCATTCGTTCGGTTACTTTTCAGAAAGGGAACTTTTGAGCATCGGACTGCCGTCTTTTAGTCTATGGGTGTTGACTATTTTGGGAGCAGTAATAATTTATTGGCCTTATGTTTTGAATTACTAG
- the tcuA gene encoding FAD-dependent tricarballylate dehydrogenase TcuA, with product MKSYDVVVVGAGNAALCAAISARESGAEVLVLERAPKHKRGGNSYFTDGAIRFAYNDVNDIRKIIPELTDEQAEKIVMPKYGTEDYYQDLMRVTGGKSSPELAEQLVKLSYQTIRWAKQQGVEFELNYSNQSFEKDGKYQFWGGLPVKTKNIGMGLMAALFSRAEQIGIDIFYEARATDLKMENRRISSVIVKKPEQTLEIEATAVVLACGSFEANKEMRKKYIGEEWEAAIVRGTEFNTGDGLAMALAAGARPFGEWSGCHAIGTDYQAPKVGDFTKPGDIFKKHSYPLSIMVNQDGYRFVDEGADFRNYTYAKYGKEILKQPEHVAYQIYDQQVRPMLRKEYNLDEATYYQADTLEELVDQLPVNKQQFLQTIEEYNCSVMEGNYNPTIKDNKGTQGINPPKSNWALPIEKRPFYAFPVTCGITFSFGGLKVSPHAEVLDENEQPIPGLFAAGEMVGGIFYGNYPGGSGLMSGAVFGRISGNTAANYIQAAGTVQ from the coding sequence ATGAAAAGCTATGATGTAGTGGTTGTAGGTGCGGGAAATGCCGCTCTTTGTGCTGCTATCTCTGCCAGAGAATCTGGAGCAGAAGTGCTGGTGCTGGAACGCGCGCCTAAACATAAACGCGGAGGTAATTCGTATTTCACAGACGGTGCGATTCGTTTTGCTTACAATGATGTGAATGATATCCGAAAAATTATACCTGAATTAACCGATGAACAAGCGGAAAAAATTGTGATGCCTAAGTATGGAACCGAGGATTATTACCAGGATTTAATGAGGGTGACAGGGGGAAAAAGCAGTCCGGAATTGGCGGAACAGCTGGTTAAGCTTTCATACCAGACTATCCGCTGGGCGAAGCAGCAAGGAGTCGAATTTGAACTGAATTATAGTAACCAGTCATTTGAAAAAGACGGAAAGTATCAATTTTGGGGCGGACTGCCGGTCAAAACAAAAAATATCGGGATGGGGTTAATGGCTGCTTTATTTTCCCGGGCGGAACAGATAGGGATAGATATTTTCTATGAAGCCCGTGCCACCGATTTAAAGATGGAGAATCGGCGCATTTCCTCTGTTATTGTAAAGAAACCGGAACAAACCCTGGAGATAGAAGCGACGGCTGTTGTATTAGCGTGCGGCAGCTTTGAAGCTAATAAGGAAATGCGTAAAAAGTATATCGGGGAGGAATGGGAAGCAGCTATTGTCCGGGGAACTGAATTTAACACAGGGGATGGTTTAGCGATGGCTTTGGCAGCAGGGGCCCGGCCGTTCGGTGAGTGGTCTGGCTGCCATGCCATCGGTACCGATTACCAGGCTCCTAAAGTAGGAGATTTTACTAAGCCTGGGGACATCTTTAAAAAGCATTCCTATCCACTCAGTATCATGGTTAATCAAGATGGATACCGGTTTGTTGATGAGGGAGCAGACTTCCGTAACTATACATACGCCAAGTATGGGAAGGAAATTCTCAAGCAGCCGGAACATGTTGCCTATCAGATTTATGACCAGCAAGTAAGGCCGATGCTTCGAAAAGAATATAATTTGGATGAGGCCACTTATTACCAGGCGGATACACTTGAAGAATTGGTCGATCAGCTTCCGGTGAACAAGCAACAGTTTTTACAAACAATTGAGGAATACAATTGTTCCGTGATGGAAGGGAACTATAACCCGACCATTAAGGACAATAAAGGAACGCAGGGAATCAATCCTCCGAAGTCTAATTGGGCTTTGCCGATTGAAAAGAGACCGTTCTATGCATTCCCTGTTACCTGCGGTATAACCTTTTCATTTGGAGGCCTTAAGGTCAGTCCGCACGCTGAAGTATTAGATGAAAACGAACAGCCGATTCCTGGTTTGTTTGCTGCAGGCGAAATGGTTGGCGGTATCTTCTATGGCAATTATCCTGGGGGTTCAGGGCTGATGTCGGGAGCGGTTTTTGGTAGAATATCCGGAAATACAGCAGCGAACTATATCCAAGCGGCAGGAACGGTTCAATAG
- a CDS encoding tripartite tricarboxylate transporter permease: protein MDVNSFMEGFSIAIQPINIVWIIIGGFLGTIVGMLPGLGPATAVAVLIPMTFGMNPVSAIILMAAIYYGAMYGGSRSSILLNTPGDGSAIAATFDGYPMARKGMAGQALAISAIASFIGGLIAVVGFIFLAEPLASFALEFGPAEYFLLMLLTLSAIVSLSIGKMVKGFLAMTIGLALSTVGIDTQTGIYRFTLGSSHLSEGIDFLIVIIGVYAIGEVLYNLLSIDEQRQEKKKVGKVWFSKEQWRRAKWPILRSGPLGFIIGVLPGAGGSIASMISYTTERQLSKRSSEFGNGAVEGLAAPESANNSASVGAMIPLLTMGIPGSGTTAVMLGALIMLGLRPGPLLFDQQPETAWALINSMFIGNIALVIINILLVGVLVKVLDTPPKVLYPMIVVLAFIGTYTLSYTTFDFFFLLLFGVIGLFMKVLDFPIAPLVLALIVGSDMEQNFRMALSSSNGSFGIFFSSGVSIALIALTMLSLLYPLAVHWMKRKGQSRPENQMYKSS from the coding sequence ATGGATGTTAACAGCTTTATGGAAGGTTTTTCGATAGCGATCCAACCGATTAATATTGTCTGGATCATCATAGGAGGTTTCCTCGGTACCATTGTCGGTATGCTTCCCGGACTCGGACCTGCAACAGCCGTGGCAGTATTGATTCCGATGACGTTTGGCATGAATCCTGTTAGTGCCATCATTTTAATGGCGGCCATTTATTACGGAGCGATGTATGGTGGATCGCGTAGTTCGATTCTATTGAATACGCCTGGTGATGGCTCGGCTATTGCCGCTACGTTTGACGGCTATCCAATGGCCAGGAAGGGCATGGCTGGTCAGGCTCTGGCGATTTCCGCGATTGCATCCTTTATTGGTGGTTTGATCGCAGTAGTGGGTTTCATTTTTCTCGCGGAGCCGTTGGCCTCTTTTGCGTTGGAATTCGGGCCGGCTGAGTATTTTTTATTGATGCTGCTTACCTTATCAGCAATTGTTTCGTTATCGATCGGGAAAATGGTGAAAGGTTTTTTAGCGATGACGATAGGACTGGCACTTAGCACGGTGGGAATCGATACACAGACGGGGATATACCGATTTACGCTCGGTTCTTCCCATTTAAGTGAAGGAATCGACTTTCTCATCGTAATAATCGGTGTCTATGCGATTGGGGAAGTCCTTTATAATCTACTATCGATAGATGAGCAACGGCAGGAAAAGAAAAAGGTAGGCAAGGTTTGGTTTTCAAAAGAGCAATGGCGCCGGGCGAAATGGCCAATTTTGCGGAGCGGTCCACTGGGCTTCATCATCGGTGTCCTGCCAGGTGCTGGAGGTTCCATTGCCTCGATGATCAGTTATACCACCGAAAGGCAGCTCTCGAAAAGGTCTTCCGAATTTGGTAATGGTGCAGTTGAAGGACTAGCAGCTCCTGAATCAGCGAATAATTCGGCTTCTGTCGGTGCAATGATACCTCTCCTTACGATGGGGATTCCGGGTTCAGGGACGACTGCCGTCATGCTCGGTGCCTTGATCATGCTGGGATTAAGGCCTGGCCCGTTATTATTTGATCAGCAGCCGGAAACAGCCTGGGCGTTAATCAACAGTATGTTTATCGGGAACATTGCGCTTGTCATCATTAATATTTTGCTTGTCGGGGTGCTTGTAAAAGTTCTCGATACCCCGCCAAAAGTGCTTTATCCGATGATTGTGGTCCTTGCCTTTATCGGAACGTACACGTTAAGCTATACGACGTTTGATTTTTTCTTTTTGCTATTATTCGGTGTAATAGGGCTATTCATGAAAGTGCTCGATTTTCCGATTGCTCCATTGGTCTTGGCGTTGATCGTAGGCTCTGATATGGAGCAAAATTTCCGGATGGCTCTCTCATCATCTAATGGAAGCTTTGGCATCTTCTTTTCTTCCGGTGTCAGCATTGCGTTGATTGCCTTGACAATGCTTTCATTGCTATATCCGTTGGCTGTTCACTGGATGAAAAGAAAAGGACAAAGCAGGCCGGAAAATCAGATGTATAAATCTTCCTAG
- a CDS encoding tripartite tricarboxylate transporter TctB family protein produces the protein MMKGIKLGVPIFLIVFSGLFFISSLQLPKANLGNPNAPLYFPAGISILMLLLSVVYLFQELKHAAKDNKEIRQLFSGRTPKLIAATIGLGGCYALVFDQIGFLLSTAFFLGGLLFFINGRKKWLINCIVAVSFSFLTWYAFSQLLGVSLP, from the coding sequence ATGATGAAAGGGATCAAACTGGGGGTGCCAATATTTCTGATTGTGTTCAGCGGTTTGTTCTTCATCAGCTCGCTACAGCTGCCAAAAGCAAATCTCGGAAATCCGAATGCTCCCTTGTATTTTCCTGCTGGTATCAGCATTTTGATGCTGCTATTAAGCGTGGTGTATTTGTTTCAAGAGTTAAAGCATGCAGCAAAAGACAATAAAGAAATCCGTCAGTTGTTTTCCGGCAGGACACCGAAATTGATTGCGGCAACGATTGGTTTAGGTGGCTGCTATGCCCTTGTTTTTGATCAAATTGGATTTTTACTGTCTACTGCATTCTTCTTAGGCGGTTTATTATTTTTCATAAACGGTCGGAAAAAGTGGTTGATTAACTGCATTGTCGCTGTCAGTTTTTCCTTTTTGACATGGTATGCATTTAGTCAGCTGCTGGGTGTGAGCTTACCTTAG